From Luteococcus japonicus, one genomic window encodes:
- a CDS encoding restriction endonuclease, protein MITVPIWPEFILPVLTCLSDGETWPVRELRAASYDALALDETARAEVLPSGESRAHNRFGWTISHIHKARWIERVVRGQYRITDDGRAALQTYAGGFHDYQLASQVLDHFWDKPKPAAELGSVTLSSTSEPTPAPEVDPVELIEDSVATLNNSVAIELLDRLRTADPTFFEEAVVKVLLGMGYGGAEQRGRRIGGTGDGGVDGVIDQDALGLDQIYIQAKRYAEGNNVSRETIQAFVGALAGKGASRGVFITSSDFTLGATSYANAIPTRIILINGARLASLMIQYRVGVQTKQVYEVVELDEDFFE, encoded by the coding sequence GTGATTACCGTCCCGATCTGGCCGGAGTTCATCCTTCCGGTCCTCACCTGCCTCTCCGACGGTGAGACTTGGCCGGTGCGCGAGCTGCGCGCCGCGTCCTATGACGCCTTGGCCCTTGACGAGACGGCTCGCGCTGAGGTGCTTCCCAGCGGGGAGTCGCGGGCGCACAACCGCTTCGGCTGGACTATCTCTCACATCCACAAGGCGCGATGGATCGAGCGGGTAGTCCGAGGCCAGTACCGCATCACCGACGACGGGCGCGCCGCGCTGCAGACCTACGCGGGCGGGTTCCACGACTATCAGCTCGCCAGCCAGGTGCTTGACCACTTCTGGGACAAGCCCAAGCCTGCGGCCGAACTGGGCAGTGTGACGCTCTCCAGCACATCCGAGCCGACACCTGCACCCGAGGTCGATCCCGTCGAGCTGATCGAAGACTCCGTCGCCACCCTCAACAACTCCGTCGCCATCGAGCTGCTCGACCGGCTCCGCACTGCCGACCCGACCTTCTTCGAGGAGGCTGTCGTCAAGGTGCTGCTCGGCATGGGTTACGGAGGAGCCGAACAGCGCGGGCGCCGAATCGGCGGCACCGGCGACGGCGGCGTGGACGGCGTAATCGACCAGGATGCGCTCGGCCTCGACCAGATCTACATCCAGGCCAAGCGCTACGCCGAGGGCAACAACGTCTCCCGCGAGACCATCCAGGCCTTCGTCGGCGCCCTGGCCGGCAAGGGCGCGAGCCGTGGCGTGTTCATCACGTCCAGCGACTTCACTCTCGGCGCGACCAGCTATGCCAACGCCATCCCCACCCGCATCATCCTGATCAACGGCGCCCGACTGGCGTCGCTGATGATCCAGTACCGCGTCGGGGTGCAGACCAAGCAGGTCTACGAGGTGGTTGAGCTCGACGAGGACTTCTTCGAGTGA
- a CDS encoding precorrin 6A synthase: MKIRILGIGMGPQHVTAEVARAIEGTDYLVAYDKRSTAGARVGDGTDELFAVRQRVADVYDKELVAIPDPERDRQPDDYKAAVAAWHKARLDALESVLLQRAPGLADGGTIGFLAWGDPAFYDSTVRIVTAISERTGAEWDVLPGVSAVQLLAAKHRMSLHRVAEPVHITAVRRLPEALASGQRNIVAMLGEVDWSQPPMDGLGEWQVHWGSNLGAVGERLVSGRLDDVREDIIRARQEAFDEAGWVMDLCLLQGPK, from the coding sequence ATGAAGATCCGCATCCTGGGCATTGGCATGGGCCCCCAGCACGTCACCGCGGAGGTGGCCCGCGCCATCGAGGGGACGGACTACCTCGTCGCCTACGACAAGCGCTCGACGGCGGGTGCCCGCGTCGGGGATGGCACCGACGAGTTGTTCGCCGTCCGCCAGCGCGTCGCCGACGTGTACGACAAGGAACTCGTCGCCATCCCGGATCCCGAGCGGGACCGGCAACCGGACGACTACAAGGCCGCCGTCGCGGCCTGGCACAAGGCCCGCCTCGATGCCCTCGAGTCCGTCCTGCTCCAGCGCGCGCCCGGGCTGGCCGACGGGGGGACCATTGGCTTCCTGGCATGGGGTGACCCGGCCTTCTACGACTCGACCGTGCGGATCGTGACGGCAATCAGCGAGCGCACGGGCGCCGAGTGGGATGTGCTGCCGGGCGTGAGTGCCGTCCAACTGCTGGCGGCGAAGCACCGGATGAGCCTGCACCGCGTCGCGGAACCCGTCCACATCACCGCCGTCCGGCGCCTCCCGGAGGCCCTGGCCAGCGGCCAGCGCAACATCGTCGCGATGCTGGGCGAGGTGGACTGGTCCCAGCCCCCGATGGACGGTCTGGGCGAATGGCAGGTCCACTGGGGATCCAATCTGGGCGCCGTCGGCGAGCGGTTGGTCAGCGGGCGCCTCGACGACGTGCGAGAGGACATCATCCGGGCTCGTCAGGAGGCCTTCGACGAGGCCGGCTGGGTGATGGACCTTTGCCTGCTGCAGGGCCCCAAGTGA
- a CDS encoding GntR family transcriptional regulator, producing MSLAIRIRDEDPTPPYEQLRAQIATAIVTGQLATGTRIPPVRQLARDLGVATGTVARAYKELEQAGLVSTGRGAGTRVTGTASTTSPDPLDALAEDFVARARALGSPDEAIREAVTSQLT from the coding sequence ATGAGCCTCGCCATCCGGATCCGCGACGAAGACCCGACACCCCCCTACGAACAGCTGCGCGCCCAGATCGCGACGGCGATCGTCACGGGCCAACTGGCCACGGGGACCCGGATCCCGCCGGTGCGCCAGTTGGCCCGGGACCTGGGGGTGGCCACGGGGACGGTGGCCCGCGCCTACAAGGAGCTGGAGCAGGCGGGCCTGGTGTCCACCGGGCGAGGAGCGGGCACGCGCGTCACGGGCACCGCCTCCACCACGTCCCCGGATCCCCTCGACGCACTGGCCGAGGACTTCGTCGCCCGCGCCCGGGCCCTGGGCTCTCCGGATGAGGCCATCCGCGAGGCCGTCACGTCACAGCTGACCTGA
- a CDS encoding DEAD/DEAH box helicase family protein has protein sequence MGNFDFLKAEWPEIAGNAARAESALSNDPIAACVYSRRVAELVVAATYDLKQLPDAYRDDLSARINSLDFKRVVPERVRAKLDAIRRYGNTAAHPGGRRLQPGQPRACLDELFHVLVWFGLNYTTTPGTVPVNSRFDADLAKQSAPLPRAEVARIVAQFEQTDQARAAELEASVSKAAELENELAELRAQLATAQQMQGVTDTHDYDEATTRTRLIDLQLAEAGWPLDQARDREYPVTGMPNNSGDGFVDYVLWGDDGLPLAVVEAKRTTASEQRGQQQAKLYADCLGARFGQRPVIFYTNGIRTWLWDDLNYPPRAIQGFLTKDELELAIQRRTTRMDLATRAVDSVIAGRYYQSRAIKAIGQSFDQKQRAALLVMATGSGKTRTVIALTKQLMDAGWVKRVLFLADRTALVKQAANAFKTHLPGVTTVNLVTERGEQGRVYVSTYPTMLNLIQQADGERRFGPGYFDLVVIDEAHRSVYAKYGAIFEYFDSLLVGLTATPKDEVDHNTYRLFQLEDGVPTDAYGLDEAVKDGYLVPPRGLSVGTKFTPPRHHVRRPQRRREGRLGRTRLGRRWCSRRGGRRRTEPFPVQCRHR, from the coding sequence GTGGGCAACTTCGATTTCCTCAAGGCCGAATGGCCCGAGATCGCGGGCAATGCTGCCCGCGCCGAAAGCGCCCTCTCCAACGATCCGATCGCAGCCTGCGTCTACTCGCGCCGCGTGGCCGAACTCGTCGTCGCCGCGACCTACGACCTCAAGCAGCTGCCCGACGCATACCGGGATGACCTTTCGGCCAGGATCAACTCACTCGACTTCAAGCGCGTCGTCCCCGAACGAGTGCGCGCCAAGCTCGACGCAATTCGGCGCTACGGCAACACCGCTGCACACCCCGGTGGCAGGCGGCTCCAGCCCGGACAGCCGCGAGCTTGCCTCGATGAGCTCTTCCACGTCCTGGTCTGGTTCGGTCTGAACTACACCACCACGCCCGGCACCGTCCCCGTCAACTCCCGATTCGACGCCGACTTGGCCAAGCAGTCTGCTCCGCTGCCGCGCGCCGAGGTGGCGAGGATCGTGGCTCAGTTCGAACAGACCGACCAGGCCCGGGCCGCCGAGCTGGAGGCCAGTGTCAGCAAGGCCGCCGAGCTGGAGAACGAGCTGGCAGAGCTGCGAGCACAGCTGGCGACAGCCCAGCAGATGCAAGGGGTTACTGATACACACGACTATGACGAGGCCACCACCCGCACCCGTCTGATCGACCTTCAGCTCGCCGAGGCCGGCTGGCCCCTCGATCAGGCCCGCGACCGTGAATATCCCGTCACAGGCATGCCCAACAACAGCGGTGACGGCTTCGTCGACTACGTGCTGTGGGGCGACGACGGACTGCCACTGGCCGTCGTCGAGGCCAAGCGCACCACCGCCTCGGAACAACGAGGACAGCAGCAGGCAAAGCTCTACGCCGACTGCCTCGGAGCCCGGTTCGGGCAGCGACCCGTGATCTTCTACACCAACGGCATCCGCACCTGGCTCTGGGACGACCTGAACTACCCGCCGCGCGCCATCCAGGGTTTCCTGACCAAGGACGAGCTGGAGTTGGCCATCCAGCGCCGCACCACCCGGATGGACCTCGCCACACGAGCGGTCGACAGCGTGATCGCCGGGCGCTACTACCAGTCGCGCGCCATCAAAGCCATTGGGCAGTCCTTCGACCAGAAGCAGCGAGCTGCCCTTCTGGTGATGGCCACCGGATCAGGAAAGACCCGCACCGTCATCGCCCTGACCAAGCAGCTGATGGATGCCGGATGGGTGAAGCGGGTGCTCTTCCTGGCCGACCGCACCGCGCTGGTGAAGCAGGCAGCCAATGCCTTCAAGACCCATCTGCCCGGGGTCACCACCGTCAACCTGGTCACCGAGCGCGGGGAGCAGGGCCGCGTCTACGTCTCCACCTACCCCACGATGCTGAATCTGATCCAGCAGGCCGATGGCGAACGCCGCTTCGGCCCCGGATACTTCGATCTGGTGGTGATCGACGAGGCGCACCGCAGTGTCTATGCCAAGTACGGTGCCATCTTCGAATACTTCGACTCTCTGCTGGTGGGGCTCACCGCCACCCCCAAGGACGAGGTGGACCACAACACCTACCGGCTCTTCCAGCTGGAAGACGGAGTTCCCACCGACGCCTATGGCCTGGACGAAGCCGTGAAGGACGGCTATCTGGTGCCGCCCCGCGGCCTCTCGGTAGGCACCAAGTTCACCCCGCCGCGGCATCACGTACGCCGACCTCAGCGACGACGAGAAGGACGCTTGGGACGCACTCGACTGGGGCGAAGATGGTGCTCCAGACGAGGTGGGCGCCGAAGAACTGAACCGTTTCCTGTTCAATGCCGACACCGTTGA
- a CDS encoding type I restriction-modification enzyme R subunit C-terminal domain-containing protein produces the protein MGAEELNRFLFNADTVDKVLGQLMSDGHKVAGGERLAKTIIFAKSQQHAEFIGERFNLGWPQYAGHFARVITHASPYAQSLIDDFATPDKAPHIAISVDMLDTGIDIPAVANLVLFKMVRSKSKFWQMLGRGTRLCPGLYGPGQDKTDFFVFDYCGNLEYFGADLPGSEGSLQKSLTQRIFEARVELIRALTDHPSEADLRAATTTTLHDFVAGMTFDNVLVRPHWEVVEKYQSAERWHGLSADDAREAISLGGLPSTAEVEAAADKAKRFDLIILKRQVAQLAGDAATAEKSKRQVQEIAEILLTKANIAMVTEQAPLLESLLSDEWWEGVSPSSLEVVRKRIRGLMQLIEPTTRARLYTDFTDENSAAVEVELPGTTPGTDFERFRAQALSYLRSHEDNLSLQRLLRNKPLTQDDLTSLERMLVQAGGTRTDLHWADEHSGGLGLFIRSLVGLDRSAAKEAFAQLLNRGGFNVIQIRFIDLMVDELTHTGIMEPGRLFEAPFTDAAPTGPTSIFPEQDVAEIITILRDVKRRAQPLGSGSATA, from the coding sequence GTGGGCGCCGAAGAACTGAACCGTTTCCTGTTCAATGCCGACACCGTTGACAAGGTGCTCGGGCAGCTGATGAGCGACGGCCACAAGGTTGCCGGCGGAGAACGCCTGGCCAAGACGATCATCTTCGCCAAGAGCCAGCAGCACGCAGAGTTCATCGGAGAGCGCTTCAACTTGGGGTGGCCGCAGTACGCCGGCCACTTCGCCCGCGTCATCACCCACGCCAGCCCCTACGCCCAGAGCCTGATCGACGACTTCGCCACCCCAGACAAGGCACCGCACATCGCCATCAGCGTCGACATGCTCGATACCGGCATCGACATTCCCGCCGTGGCCAACCTGGTGCTGTTCAAGATGGTCCGTTCCAAGTCGAAGTTCTGGCAGATGCTCGGACGCGGCACGCGGCTGTGCCCAGGGCTCTACGGTCCCGGACAGGACAAGACCGACTTCTTCGTCTTCGACTACTGCGGCAATCTCGAGTACTTCGGGGCCGACCTTCCCGGCTCGGAGGGTTCCTTGCAGAAGTCACTTACCCAGCGCATCTTCGAGGCTCGGGTGGAACTCATCCGAGCCCTCACCGACCACCCGTCCGAGGCGGATCTGCGCGCGGCGACCACGACGACCCTGCACGACTTCGTCGCCGGCATGACCTTCGACAACGTCCTGGTGCGTCCCCACTGGGAGGTGGTGGAGAAATACCAGAGTGCCGAACGCTGGCATGGACTATCAGCCGACGATGCGCGTGAGGCGATCAGTCTGGGGGGCCTGCCCAGCACGGCAGAGGTGGAAGCAGCGGCCGACAAGGCAAAGCGTTTCGACCTCATCATCCTGAAGCGCCAGGTGGCCCAGCTCGCCGGCGACGCGGCCACTGCCGAGAAGAGCAAGCGGCAGGTGCAGGAGATCGCCGAGATCCTGCTCACCAAGGCGAACATCGCCATGGTCACCGAACAAGCACCCCTGCTCGAATCGCTGCTCTCCGACGAGTGGTGGGAAGGCGTGAGCCCGTCCAGCCTCGAGGTGGTGCGCAAGCGCATCCGCGGCCTGATGCAGCTCATCGAACCCACGACCCGCGCGCGCCTCTACACCGACTTCACCGACGAGAATTCCGCTGCCGTCGAGGTGGAACTGCCAGGGACCACCCCCGGCACCGACTTCGAACGATTCCGCGCCCAGGCCCTCAGCTACCTGCGGTCACACGAGGACAACCTCTCTCTGCAACGGCTTCTCCGCAACAAGCCCCTCACGCAGGACGACCTCACCTCGCTGGAGAGGATGCTGGTGCAGGCTGGCGGAACCCGGACAGACCTGCACTGGGCCGACGAACACTCGGGAGGACTTGGCCTGTTCATCCGTTCCTTGGTCGGGCTGGACCGCAGTGCAGCCAAGGAAGCCTTCGCGCAGCTTCTCAACCGAGGCGGATTCAATGTCATCCAGATTCGCTTCATCGACCTCATGGTCGATGAGCTGACCCATACCGGCATCATGGAACCAGGCCGCCTGTTCGAGGCACCGTTCACCGACGCGGCGCCCACAGGCCCCACCAGCATCTTCCCTGAGCAGGACGTCGCGGAGATCATCACCATTCTGCGTGATGTGAAACGACGTGCGCAGCCCTTGGGAAGCGGTAGCGCTACGGCGTGA
- a CDS encoding PIN domain-containing protein: MTQRVFVDANVLFSKTLMDWLFLLHQANGNMFQVHTTEDVLAETIANMRKRKPGAPGYATSRRLELIRDSLTEVIRDYPGQGDPKAPKFSGTDKDDYHVHAGACAGGANIILTCNAASDITTTPDEESYEVMQPDDFFCLVTKSNPSCLAPVVQYQLAYWTKRPSRLQLDDALRNSNCSAFADEVRKALCQIAITGWN, from the coding sequence ATGACGCAGCGGGTGTTCGTCGATGCCAATGTCCTGTTCAGCAAGACACTGATGGACTGGCTCTTTCTGCTGCACCAGGCCAACGGCAACATGTTCCAGGTTCACACCACAGAGGATGTCCTGGCCGAAACCATCGCGAACATGCGCAAGCGCAAGCCCGGAGCACCTGGGTACGCCACCAGCCGCAGACTCGAGTTGATCCGAGACTCACTGACCGAGGTCATCCGTGACTACCCCGGCCAAGGCGATCCCAAAGCTCCGAAGTTCTCGGGGACTGACAAAGACGATTACCACGTGCATGCCGGTGCCTGCGCCGGTGGAGCGAACATCATCCTGACCTGCAACGCTGCGTCCGACATCACGACCACCCCGGATGAGGAGAGCTATGAGGTCATGCAACCCGATGACTTCTTCTGTCTGGTCACGAAGTCCAACCCGTCGTGCCTGGCGCCCGTTGTGCAGTACCAACTGGCCTACTGGACCAAGCGGCCGTCACGCCTCCAGCTCGATGACGCCCTGCGGAACTCCAACTGCAGTGCTTTCGCCGACGAGGTGCGGAAGGCCTTGTGTCAGATCGCCATCACGGGCTGGAACTGA
- a CDS encoding NADP-dependent oxidoreductase, translated as MTATRQIVLASRPSGWPTAENFRLEEVQLPALQPGQVLVRNTAMSVDPYMRGRMNDVKSYVPAFQLDQPLDGGAVGEVIESTADEIPVGTHVLHGLGWREHAVLDADKARPVDVSAVGDTPYLGVLGMPGLTAYAGLMAAAEFTSGDAVFVSGAAGAVGSLVGQIAKLSGASRVIGSAGSPEKVARLLELGFDAAFNYRDGDVVGQLAAAAPEGIDVYFDNVGGEHLEAAIGALNVDGHAALCGAIAQYNSDDKPAAPRNLALVIGKRLTLRGFIVAKYADLAPEFQQKMTGWLTSGQISFDETIREGLDQAPQAFIDMMRGANTGKMVVRL; from the coding sequence ATGACCGCAACCCGCCAGATTGTCCTTGCCAGCCGCCCCTCGGGCTGGCCCACCGCCGAGAACTTCCGTCTGGAGGAGGTCCAGCTGCCCGCGCTGCAGCCCGGGCAGGTGCTTGTGCGCAACACCGCCATGTCCGTGGACCCGTACATGCGTGGCCGGATGAACGACGTGAAGTCCTATGTCCCGGCCTTCCAGCTGGACCAGCCGCTCGACGGGGGTGCCGTGGGTGAGGTCATCGAGTCCACCGCCGACGAGATTCCCGTCGGTACCCACGTGCTGCACGGTCTGGGTTGGCGGGAGCACGCGGTGCTGGACGCAGACAAGGCGCGCCCCGTGGACGTCAGTGCCGTGGGGGACACCCCCTACCTGGGTGTGCTCGGCATGCCCGGACTCACCGCCTATGCCGGTCTGATGGCTGCTGCCGAGTTCACCAGCGGCGATGCCGTCTTCGTCTCCGGTGCCGCCGGTGCCGTGGGCTCTCTGGTGGGGCAGATCGCGAAGCTGTCCGGCGCCTCCCGGGTGATCGGCAGCGCCGGAAGCCCGGAGAAGGTTGCCCGGCTGCTGGAGCTGGGCTTCGATGCGGCCTTCAACTACCGCGACGGGGACGTCGTGGGCCAGCTGGCCGCCGCCGCTCCCGAGGGCATCGACGTCTACTTCGACAATGTGGGTGGCGAGCACCTGGAGGCAGCCATCGGAGCCCTGAACGTCGACGGGCATGCGGCCTTGTGCGGCGCCATCGCGCAGTACAACTCCGACGACAAGCCCGCCGCCCCGCGCAACCTGGCGCTGGTGATCGGCAAGCGGTTGACCCTGCGCGGCTTCATCGTCGCCAAGTATGCGGATCTCGCCCCGGAATTCCAGCAGAAGATGACCGGTTGGTTGACCAGCGGCCAGATCAGCTTCGACGAGACCATCCGCGAGGGCCTGGACCAGGCGCCGCAGGCCTTCATCGACATGATGCGTGGTGCCAACACCGGCAAGATGGTGGTGCGTCTGTGA
- a CDS encoding EamA family transporter — protein MTHPASTTQRAQANRTLWLVLAAIASVQFGAAIAKTVFGQVTPTSMTWLRLASASAALLVIWSIRRARRTPAARTPAARTPAASTPTASTPTNRTPRSWPDGIAYALCLVGMNWCIYEAFYRLPLGIAVTLEFLGPLTVSVVGSRRARDVVWALLALAGVALLGVTPTSLDPVGVAFALAAGACWGGYIVTTARAGRSWPGLDALTFACTFGAVVLAVPGILQGGATLWRLDVLLAGAGVGLLSSVIPYSLEMRALKSIPPRVFGILMSAEPAVAALMAFLVLREALSATDLLAMGCVIAATIGATRSA, from the coding sequence GTGACACACCCCGCCTCCACCACTCAGCGCGCGCAGGCCAACCGCACCCTGTGGCTGGTGCTCGCGGCCATCGCGTCGGTGCAGTTCGGCGCGGCGATCGCGAAGACGGTCTTCGGGCAGGTCACCCCGACGTCGATGACCTGGCTGCGGTTGGCCTCGGCCAGCGCGGCACTGCTCGTGATCTGGAGCATCCGGCGTGCCCGCCGCACCCCAGCCGCCCGCACCCCAGCCGCCCGCACCCCGGCCGCCAGCACCCCGACCGCCAGCACCCCGACCAACCGCACCCCGCGGTCCTGGCCCGACGGCATCGCCTATGCCCTGTGCCTGGTGGGGATGAACTGGTGCATCTACGAGGCCTTCTACCGCCTCCCGCTGGGGATCGCCGTCACCCTGGAATTCCTGGGCCCGCTCACGGTCTCCGTGGTGGGCAGCCGCCGGGCCCGCGACGTGGTCTGGGCGCTGCTGGCCCTGGCCGGTGTCGCCCTGCTCGGCGTCACCCCCACCAGCCTGGACCCGGTCGGAGTGGCCTTCGCCCTGGCCGCCGGCGCCTGTTGGGGCGGCTACATCGTCACCACCGCGAGGGCGGGCCGCAGCTGGCCGGGGCTCGATGCCCTGACCTTCGCCTGCACCTTTGGCGCGGTGGTGTTGGCGGTGCCCGGCATTCTGCAGGGTGGCGCGACGCTGTGGCGCCTCGATGTCCTGCTGGCCGGCGCCGGCGTGGGCCTGCTCAGCTCCGTCATTCCCTACTCCCTGGAGATGCGCGCCCTGAAGTCCATCCCACCGCGGGTCTTCGGGATCCTGATGAGCGCGGAGCCGGCGGTGGCTGCACTGATGGCCTTCCTGGTGCTCCGTGAGGCCTTGAGCGCGACGGATCTGCTCGCCATGGGGTGTGTGATCGCCGCGACGATCGGCGCCACCCGCTCCGCCTGA
- a CDS encoding helix-turn-helix domain-containing protein, with translation MTSTTTERITITNSTIEQAKATPVEHGASLMLRLPDGRQIDLPTPVETALLQALTAIATTGSVTIGQVPDELTSTVAAEMLGVTRPTLIKWAREGVIDSFQVGTHTRFHRDEVLRLKQERAAARRAAFEELRALDMEHDEFLDD, from the coding sequence ATGACCAGCACAACCACAGAACGCATCACGATCACCAACAGCACCATCGAACAGGCCAAGGCCACCCCCGTCGAGCATGGGGCGTCCCTGATGCTCCGTCTGCCTGACGGTCGCCAGATTGACCTGCCCACGCCAGTCGAGACAGCGCTGCTGCAGGCGTTGACGGCAATCGCCACCACAGGTTCGGTCACCATCGGCCAGGTTCCCGACGAACTGACCAGCACCGTCGCCGCCGAGATGCTCGGGGTCACGCGCCCCACACTCATCAAGTGGGCCCGCGAGGGCGTCATCGATTCCTTCCAGGTGGGCACACACACCCGCTTCCATCGCGATGAAGTTCTTCGCCTCAAGCAGGAGCGGGCGGCCGCGCGCCGCGCTGCTTTCGAAGAGCTGCGGGCGCTCGACATGGAGCACGACGAGTTCCTCGACGACTGA
- a CDS encoding mechanosensitive ion channel family protein, protein MLLESLVFMWPETAVAIAFILLLAVVGRWLVQVAIRRMVRMTTDRARQHLEKLGRPGQILASATGMQSERQAQRAATMGSVVGSAATFVIATIALLTVLSHVGIDLAPVLASAGVGGVALAFGAQSLVKDVLSGIFLTVEDQYGVGDVITVNEVTGTVEHVGLRVTSVRDANGMLWYLRNGEITKVGNVSQGWSIATVDLPIHPAEDAGRAIELLERVATDFAADEDHAADLIDPPEVLGVETITGTAMTLRMTAKCLANQQWGVQRELRERAKHALDAAGVRGAVSGWGSGSTTA, encoded by the coding sequence ATGCTCCTGGAAAGCCTCGTCTTCATGTGGCCCGAGACCGCCGTGGCCATCGCGTTCATCCTCCTGCTTGCCGTGGTGGGCCGGTGGTTGGTCCAAGTGGCCATCCGCAGGATGGTGCGGATGACGACGGACCGGGCGCGCCAACACCTTGAGAAGTTGGGCCGGCCGGGGCAGATCCTGGCCTCGGCGACGGGCATGCAGTCCGAGCGGCAGGCGCAGCGGGCGGCGACGATGGGCTCCGTGGTGGGCAGCGCCGCCACCTTCGTGATCGCGACGATCGCCCTGTTGACCGTCCTGTCCCATGTCGGGATCGACCTGGCGCCGGTGCTGGCCTCGGCGGGCGTGGGTGGCGTCGCGCTGGCCTTCGGCGCACAGAGTCTGGTGAAGGACGTGCTCAGCGGCATCTTCCTGACCGTCGAGGACCAGTACGGCGTCGGTGACGTGATCACCGTCAATGAGGTGACCGGCACGGTGGAGCATGTCGGGCTGCGGGTGACCAGCGTGCGCGATGCCAACGGGATGCTCTGGTACCTGCGCAATGGCGAGATCACCAAGGTGGGCAATGTCAGCCAGGGGTGGAGCATCGCGACGGTGGACCTGCCGATCCACCCCGCCGAGGACGCGGGCCGCGCCATCGAGTTGCTGGAACGGGTGGCCACGGACTTCGCCGCCGACGAGGACCACGCCGCAGACCTGATCGACCCGCCCGAAGTGCTGGGCGTCGAGACCATCACGGGCACCGCCATGACCCTGCGGATGACCGCGAAGTGCCTTGCCAACCAGCAGTGGGGGGTGCAGCGCGAGCTGCGCGAGCGGGCGAAGCATGCCCTGGACGCCGCCGGTGTGCGAGGTGCCGTCTCCGGTTGGGGTTCCGGCTCGACGACAGCCTGA
- a CDS encoding cobalt-precorrin-6A reductase has protein sequence MTLRLLILGGTSEGRELAAALDGEDGLHVVSSLAGAVPRPRLPVGEVRIGGFGGVDGLRRELAGFDVVVDATHPFAQGMTRNAAQACAILLPDGRRIPLLRLSRPGWPAEPGWHVVPDHDEAATAAAALGRRVFITVGRNELARYLPALRGHHVVARMVQAPDLELPDCWQILTARGPFTADDERALMRQHRTEVLVTKNSGGEQTRAKMLVARELGVECVVVDRPPSPPGVPSVADVAEAVAWVRRVAGGSPVTDPSS, from the coding sequence GTGACCCTTCGTCTCCTCATCCTGGGCGGCACCTCCGAAGGCCGGGAACTGGCGGCGGCCCTCGATGGCGAGGACGGCCTGCACGTCGTCTCCTCGCTTGCCGGGGCGGTGCCCAGACCGCGGCTTCCGGTGGGGGAGGTGCGGATCGGTGGCTTCGGTGGGGTCGACGGGCTGCGACGGGAGTTGGCTGGCTTCGACGTCGTCGTCGACGCCACCCACCCCTTTGCCCAGGGCATGACCCGCAATGCGGCGCAGGCCTGCGCCATCCTGCTCCCCGACGGGCGCCGGATTCCGCTGCTGCGCTTGTCCCGGCCCGGCTGGCCAGCGGAGCCGGGATGGCATGTCGTGCCCGATCACGACGAGGCAGCCACGGCGGCGGCCGCGCTGGGCCGCCGCGTCTTCATCACCGTCGGCCGCAATGAACTGGCCCGCTACCTGCCCGCGCTGCGGGGACACCACGTCGTGGCACGGATGGTGCAGGCCCCCGACCTCGAGTTGCCGGACTGCTGGCAGATCCTGACGGCTCGGGGCCCGTTCACGGCCGACGACGAGCGCGCCCTGATGCGGCAGCACCGTACCGAGGTCCTGGTCACCAAGAACTCCGGCGGTGAACAGACCCGGGCGAAGATGCTCGTCGCACGGGAACTGGGAGTCGAGTGCGTCGTGGTGGACCGTCCCCCGTCGCCGCCCGGTGTGCCCAGCGTCGCCGACGTGGCCGAAGCCGTGGCCTGGGTGCGACGGGTGGCCGGTGGTTCACCGGTCACCGATCCGTCCAGCTGA